In Aphelocoma coerulescens isolate FSJ_1873_10779 chromosome 3, UR_Acoe_1.0, whole genome shotgun sequence, a single window of DNA contains:
- the SOD2 gene encoding superoxide dismutase [Mn], mitochondrial, with protein sequence MLRRFAAAGRSSAKLVAPFGCLVSRQKHTLPDLPYDYAALEPHINAEIMQLHHSKHHATYVNNLNVAEEKYKEALAKGDVTAQVSLQPALKFNGGGHINHTIFWTNLSPNGGGEPKGELMEAIKRDFGSFANFKEKLTAVSVGVQGSGWGWLGYNKEQGRLQIAACANQDPLQGTTGLIPLLGIDVWEHAYYLQYKNVRPDYLKAIWNVINWENVSSRYANCKK encoded by the exons ATGTTGCGCCGCTTTGCCGCTGCGGGCAG AAGCAGTGCTAAGTTGGTAGCACCCTTTGGGTGCTTGGTGTCTAGGCAGAAGCACACTCTTCCTGACTTGCCATATGACTATGCTGCTCTGGAACCTCATATTAATGCAGAGATCATGCAGCTGCACCACAGCAAGCATCATGCTACCTATGTGAACAACCTGAACGTTGCTGAGGAGAAATACAAAGAGGCACTGGCAAAAG GTGATGTTACAGCTCAGGTGTCACTTCAGCCTGCACTGAAGTTCAATGGCGGGGGTCATATCAATCACACCATCTTCTGGACAAACCTTTCTCCTAATGGAGGCGGGGAGCCTAAAG gaGAGCTGATGGAAGCCATCAAGCGTGACTTTGGTTCCTTTGCAAACTTCAAGGAGAAGCTGACAGCTGTATCAGTCGGTGTTCAAGGATCAGGCTGGGGCTGGCTTGGCTATAACAAGGAGCAGGGGCGCCTACAGATAGCAGCTTGTGCAAATCAAGACCCTTTGCAAGGAACAACAG GTCTCATTCCTTTGCTAGGCATTGACGTATGGGAACATGCTTATTATCTTCAGTATAAAAATGTTCGACCTGATTATTTGAAAGCCATCTGGAATGTGATCAACTGGGAGAATGTATCTTCAAGATATGCAAATTGCAAAAAGTAG